In Sphingobacterium zeae, one genomic interval encodes:
- a CDS encoding RagB/SusD family nutrient uptake outer membrane protein, which translates to MKTKLIMLLLAGLALTTSCNKFLEENPSSNLSLISYYENEGQAEATVNALYRRGSPLRYSTTGSYLGSTASINTILTGYFTNSYEGQERVTLFARELTRQQNTSVISPTMNTIWDGAYEAINIANAGVKYIPQINMVNETKKNTLLAEAKFFRAYNYFYLVKTFGAVPFYTLPNETLNDPLYLERTEATKIYELIEADLKSAVEVLPAKKFAEGHRITKYAAAMLLADVYLQQGKFADAATMAKIVVNSPHKMTQNTDFAENSAYNLLRKTDDLDEVIYAQEFDDLVANSGARTATAFSSSAVSVFTTYSIFERVFGPTKQFLNVYDKDDLRIKPNQFFHWSYTNPINGKKWTSEDAGIWYYVDEQALLTTGRGTKDWNFYRYAEALLTAAESIAKSTGVSAEAAGYLAQVKARANTAGKSVAAFTAELQGLSAENFVKECWKERLRELPLEYKMWDDIVRTKMFPVISTTEAGKVDFVPLIGAKNASGATFKESDLLWPISPDEIQRNNKLTQNPGYQ; encoded by the coding sequence ATGAAGACAAAATTAATCATGTTGTTATTGGCCGGACTGGCTCTTACAACATCCTGTAATAAATTTTTGGAAGAAAATCCTAGCTCTAACCTGTCATTAATTAGCTATTATGAAAATGAAGGACAGGCCGAAGCAACTGTAAACGCACTTTACCGTCGGGGTTCACCATTACGTTATTCTACAACAGGTTCCTATCTAGGTTCTACGGCTTCCATTAATACCATTTTAACCGGGTATTTTACGAATAGTTATGAAGGGCAAGAGCGTGTCACCTTGTTTGCGCGTGAGTTGACGCGACAACAAAATACGAGCGTAATATCACCCACGATGAATACCATTTGGGATGGAGCTTACGAAGCCATTAACATCGCTAATGCAGGTGTAAAGTATATCCCGCAGATAAACATGGTCAATGAGACCAAGAAAAATACCTTATTGGCGGAAGCCAAATTTTTTAGAGCCTATAACTACTTTTATCTTGTTAAAACATTTGGAGCAGTGCCCTTTTATACACTCCCGAATGAGACGTTGAACGATCCACTTTATCTAGAACGTACCGAGGCGACGAAGATCTATGAATTGATAGAGGCAGACCTGAAAAGTGCTGTGGAAGTGCTACCAGCTAAAAAATTTGCAGAGGGCCATCGCATTACAAAATATGCAGCCGCAATGCTTTTGGCCGATGTTTATTTACAACAAGGTAAATTTGCAGATGCGGCGACTATGGCTAAAATTGTGGTCAATTCGCCGCATAAGATGACCCAAAATACAGATTTTGCAGAAAATAGTGCCTACAACTTATTGCGTAAGACGGATGACCTAGATGAGGTGATTTATGCACAGGAATTTGATGACCTTGTTGCTAATAGCGGAGCAAGGACTGCAACAGCTTTTAGCTCGTCTGCAGTTTCGGTATTTACTACTTATTCGATATTTGAGCGTGTTTTTGGTCCTACGAAGCAGTTTTTGAATGTTTACGATAAAGATGATTTACGGATCAAACCTAACCAGTTCTTTCACTGGTCTTATACCAATCCGATTAATGGTAAAAAATGGACTTCGGAAGATGCTGGTATATGGTATTATGTCGATGAGCAAGCTCTGTTAACGACAGGAAGAGGGACAAAGGATTGGAATTTTTACCGTTATGCCGAAGCTCTATTAACTGCGGCCGAAAGTATTGCTAAATCAACAGGTGTAAGTGCTGAAGCAGCCGGATATTTAGCACAGGTCAAAGCACGTGCGAACACAGCTGGAAAATCCGTTGCTGCTTTCACGGCCGAGCTACAAGGATTGTCAGCAGAAAATTTTGTCAAAGAATGCTGGAAAGAACGTCTACGCGAATTACCGTTGGAATACAAAATGTGGGATGATATTGTACGTACAAAGATGTTCCCTGTAATCTCCACAACAGAAGCCGGAAAAGTAGATTTTGTTCCGCTAATCGGTGCGAAAAACGCATCTGGTGCGACATTTAAAGAATCCGATCTCTTATGGCCTATTTCACCTGATGAGATTCAACGCAACAATAAATTGACTCAAAATCCAGGGTATCAATAG
- the nrdF gene encoding class 1b ribonucleoside-diphosphate reductase subunit beta, giving the protein MSKTYKAVNWNTPENDYVLMFWEQNIRQFWIDTEYIPSKDIDSWKRISPEMKDAYKKALGGLTLLDTLQSHTGMPKIIDHIDTLQNKAVLSYMCMMEAIHAKSYSTIFTTVSTTAEINDIFEWVQQNKYLQYKAQTIDGYYRAIDKEDASEEEIYMAMASSVLLESFLFYSGFFLPLWLCGQGEMVASADIIKKIIADESIHGVFVGLIAQDQFKKLKNQDQVKARFLALLYNLYENELKYTEEIYTEVGLTAEVKEYVRYNANKALMNLGFDPIFEVKQVNPIVLNGLNTETTQHDFFSKKSTNYEKATEIVHLKDDDFKMDVVVDI; this is encoded by the coding sequence ATGAGTAAAACATATAAAGCCGTCAACTGGAATACCCCCGAGAACGATTATGTATTAATGTTCTGGGAACAAAATATCCGTCAATTCTGGATCGACACTGAATACATTCCATCGAAAGATATTGATAGTTGGAAACGCATCAGTCCAGAAATGAAAGATGCGTATAAAAAAGCATTGGGTGGCTTAACCTTATTGGATACCCTTCAGAGTCATACGGGTATGCCTAAGATCATCGATCACATCGACACATTACAGAATAAAGCGGTATTGTCCTATATGTGTATGATGGAAGCTATCCATGCAAAATCGTATTCTACTATTTTCACAACAGTTTCTACAACCGCTGAAATCAACGATATTTTCGAATGGGTTCAGCAAAATAAATACTTACAATACAAAGCGCAAACAATCGATGGTTATTATCGTGCGATCGATAAAGAAGATGCTTCAGAAGAAGAAATCTATATGGCGATGGCTTCTTCTGTATTATTGGAGTCCTTCCTGTTCTATTCCGGGTTCTTCCTACCGTTATGGTTATGTGGACAAGGGGAGATGGTCGCATCAGCTGATATCATTAAAAAAATCATCGCTGACGAATCCATACATGGTGTATTCGTAGGATTGATCGCTCAAGATCAATTCAAAAAACTAAAAAATCAAGATCAGGTCAAAGCACGTTTTTTGGCACTTCTTTACAATTTATATGAAAATGAATTGAAATATACCGAAGAGATCTATACCGAAGTAGGTTTAACTGCCGAGGTGAAAGAATATGTTCGCTATAATGCCAACAAAGCGTTAATGAATCTTGGATTTGATCCGATCTTCGAAGTAAAACAGGTTAATCCAATCGTATTGAATGGATTGAATACCGAGACAACACAACATGATTTCTTCTCCAAGAAATCAACGAACTACGAAAAAGCAACTGAGATTGTTCATCTAAAAGATGATGACTTTAAAATGGATGTGGTCGTAGATATATAA